In Chryseobacterium gleum, a single genomic region encodes these proteins:
- a CDS encoding Crp/Fnr family transcriptional regulator yields MEELFTYIRKFVTLNPQDEFLIAEGIQEITVKKGDLFVEAGKVSQRIAFVKKGVFRSLYYNRLGDDFTRYFIYEGRFIGDFQGFTDQLPAHEDIEAITDAVLLVIDFKHFKILEDKISVWPVLFARIHGFVAENKLKVASIMLNQDAKSRYIHFLNHYPGLANRVPQSMLASYLGVTPSSLSRIRRNIL; encoded by the coding sequence ATGGAAGAGCTTTTTACTTATATCAGAAAATTCGTAACACTAAATCCTCAGGATGAGTTTTTGATTGCTGAGGGAATTCAGGAAATCACTGTAAAGAAAGGGGATCTTTTTGTAGAAGCCGGGAAAGTAAGCCAAAGAATTGCTTTTGTAAAGAAAGGTGTTTTCAGATCTTTATATTATAACAGACTGGGAGATGATTTTACCAGATATTTCATTTATGAAGGACGGTTTATCGGGGATTTTCAGGGCTTTACTGATCAGTTGCCTGCCCATGAAGATATTGAGGCTATTACTGATGCTGTTCTGTTGGTGATTGATTTTAAGCACTTTAAAATTCTGGAAGATAAAATTTCCGTGTGGCCTGTTTTGTTTGCAAGAATTCATGGCTTTGTTGCCGAGAACAAACTCAAAGTGGCGAGCATTATGCTGAATCAGGATGCAAAATCACGGTATATTCACTTTTTAAATCATTATCCCGGCCTTGCCAATAGAGTTCCGCAGTCTATGCTGGCATCCTATCTTGGGGTTACACCTTCTTCGTTGAGCAGGATCAGGAGAAATATCTTATAA
- a CDS encoding Ku protein yields the protein MKAIWNGAIGFGLVNIPVKIYSATETTKLDLDMLDKSDFSNIRFKRVNENTGKEVKWENIVKGYLMDDKYIVLDEEDYEAASPEKTKILSIDQFVKEEEVDSVYFETPYYLEPQKNGESAYRLLLKALEKTGMVGVGTFVLRDSAAIGMIRPYNDEILVLNRLRFAQEIRDYADLKIPAQKAPKPAELKMAVSLIEQLSQEFDPAMYKDTYSDELMKIIKQKAKGKNVKANKAQPAKEGKVIDLMAQLKASLNTSKSKSAS from the coding sequence ATGAAAGCAATTTGGAACGGCGCCATTGGCTTCGGTTTAGTAAACATTCCTGTTAAAATTTACTCGGCAACGGAAACCACAAAACTGGATCTCGACATGCTCGATAAGTCTGATTTTTCCAATATCCGGTTCAAAAGAGTGAATGAAAATACGGGAAAAGAAGTAAAATGGGAAAACATCGTCAAAGGTTATCTCATGGACGACAAATACATCGTTCTTGATGAAGAAGATTACGAAGCAGCAAGCCCTGAAAAGACAAAAATACTTTCTATTGACCAATTCGTTAAAGAAGAGGAAGTAGATAGTGTTTATTTTGAAACACCTTATTATCTGGAACCTCAGAAAAATGGAGAAAGTGCTTACAGGCTTTTATTGAAGGCACTTGAAAAAACCGGCATGGTAGGCGTAGGGACATTTGTACTCCGTGACAGCGCAGCTATTGGAATGATACGTCCTTACAATGATGAAATTTTAGTCCTGAACCGTTTAAGGTTTGCTCAGGAAATAAGGGATTATGCAGATTTAAAAATCCCTGCCCAAAAGGCTCCCAAACCTGCAGAGCTCAAAATGGCAGTAAGTCTGATTGAGCAGCTTTCACAGGAATTTGATCCCGCTATGTATAAAGATACCTATTCTGATGAATTGATGAAGATCATCAAACAGAAAGCAAAAGGCAAAAACGTAAAAGCCAACAAAGCTCAGCCTGCAAAAGAAGGTAAAGTGATCGACCTTATGGCCCAATTAAAAGCCAGCCTGAATACCTCTAAATCCAAATCCGCATCGTAA
- a CDS encoding DNA polymerase ligase N-terminal domain-containing protein, whose product MALKDYHNKRKFNETSEPKGKTKKSKDKLIFVIQRHAASRLHYDFRLEMEGVLKSWAVPKGPSLDPKDKRLAMMVEDHPYDYKDFEGNIPEGNYGAGQVEVWDSGTYEPLEENSKLSDEKELLKELHAGSLKFILHGKKLKGEFALVKMKNTDDNSWLLIKHKDEFAESPYDAEENTSPKSLVTKFLEEKKSLKRKEEKKS is encoded by the coding sequence ATGGCACTCAAAGATTATCATAACAAAAGAAAGTTCAATGAAACCAGCGAACCAAAGGGAAAAACAAAGAAAAGCAAAGACAAGCTGATATTTGTTATACAGAGACATGCAGCTTCCAGGCTTCATTATGACTTCCGGCTTGAAATGGAAGGTGTACTGAAAAGCTGGGCTGTTCCGAAAGGTCCGTCTTTAGACCCAAAAGACAAACGTCTTGCCATGATGGTAGAAGATCATCCCTACGATTATAAAGATTTTGAGGGTAATATCCCAGAAGGAAATTATGGAGCCGGACAAGTGGAAGTATGGGACAGCGGAACTTACGAACCTTTGGAAGAGAATTCTAAGCTTTCTGATGAAAAAGAACTTCTGAAAGAACTTCATGCTGGTTCTTTAAAGTTTATTTTGCACGGCAAAAAACTAAAAGGAGAATTTGCTTTGGTAAAAATGAAAAATACGGATGACAACTCATGGCTGCTCATTAAGCATAAAGACGAATTTGCAGAAAGTCCGTATGATGCTGAAGAAAACACATCACCAAAATCTTTGGTCACAAAATTTTTAGAGGAAAAAAAAAGCCTAAAAAGAAAAGAAGAAAAGAAGTCGTAA
- the ligD gene encoding DNA ligase D: MLAKLSEDAFNDKDWIFEIKWDGYRAIADLSHESPLFYSRNGISFLTKFDKIVQDFDKQKYQMILDGEVVAYDEQGKPNFQLLQQIGDNPGTPLVYQVFDLLWLNGHSTEELPLIQRKELLKEALIETDTIKYCDHIPEKGIEFFKQMKKMQLEGMIAKRADSLYIENHRTSDWLKIKFSNTEEVIICGFTEPRGSRESFGALILGRYIHQKLTYCGHTGTGFNKTSLKELYQRLEKLIVKSSPFEKIPNTNMPVTWIKPELVCEIKYSEITRDGIFRHPVFITVREDKGPEDIKESPFTEKPKEMKTKTSSKKTENSEKEKEITLDKHKVKLTNQDKIYFPKDGITKGDVIDYYQSVATYILPYLKNRPLSLNRFPNGIEEQGFYQKDAGDTIPDWIKTTQVYSESNDKYIDYIYCNDKATLAYLNNLGCIDMNPWNSSLPDLEHPDYLVLDLDPSKKNTFDDVIETALQVNEVLKSIKIKGYCKTSGSTGIHVYIPMGGKYDFDQVKDFAHILMKQVNEKLPELTTLERSLQKRDNKKIYLDYLQNRTGQTLASAYSLRPKQGASVSMPLDWDELKPGVKPTDFNIDNALERIKEKGDLFKPVLGKGIDMMKALEALQNID, translated from the coding sequence ATGCTGGCCAAACTTTCCGAAGATGCTTTCAACGATAAAGACTGGATATTTGAAATAAAATGGGACGGCTACAGAGCCATTGCGGACCTCAGCCATGAAAGCCCACTCTTCTATTCCCGAAACGGGATTTCATTTTTAACAAAATTTGACAAAATTGTTCAGGATTTCGATAAGCAAAAATATCAGATGATTCTGGATGGCGAAGTTGTCGCCTATGACGAACAGGGGAAACCCAACTTCCAGCTTCTACAGCAAATCGGGGATAATCCAGGCACTCCACTTGTTTACCAGGTTTTTGACCTTCTCTGGCTGAACGGCCATTCTACTGAAGAACTTCCGCTCATTCAGCGCAAAGAACTTTTAAAAGAAGCTTTAATTGAAACTGATACCATTAAATATTGTGATCATATTCCTGAAAAAGGTATTGAATTTTTCAAACAAATGAAAAAAATGCAGCTGGAAGGTATGATTGCAAAGCGGGCAGACAGTTTATATATTGAAAACCACAGAACCAGTGACTGGCTTAAAATAAAATTTTCAAATACTGAAGAAGTAATTATTTGTGGTTTTACAGAACCGAGAGGATCACGTGAAAGTTTCGGGGCATTGATACTGGGGAGATATATTCATCAAAAACTTACCTATTGCGGCCATACAGGTACAGGATTTAATAAAACGTCTTTAAAGGAACTTTATCAAAGACTTGAGAAATTAATTGTAAAATCCTCCCCTTTCGAAAAAATTCCTAACACGAATATGCCTGTAACGTGGATAAAGCCGGAACTGGTATGCGAAATCAAATACTCTGAAATTACCCGGGACGGAATATTCAGACATCCTGTTTTTATAACCGTCAGAGAGGACAAAGGACCAGAAGATATCAAGGAATCACCCTTCACCGAAAAACCTAAAGAAATGAAGACAAAAACATCATCTAAAAAAACTGAAAATTCTGAGAAAGAAAAGGAGATCACACTAGATAAGCATAAAGTTAAACTGACCAATCAGGATAAGATCTATTTTCCTAAAGATGGCATTACAAAGGGAGATGTTATTGACTATTACCAGTCTGTGGCGACTTATATTTTACCTTATCTGAAGAACCGCCCTCTTTCTCTGAACCGTTTTCCCAATGGAATTGAAGAACAGGGCTTTTATCAGAAAGATGCAGGAGACACCATACCGGACTGGATAAAAACCACGCAGGTATATTCTGAATCGAATGACAAATACATCGACTACATTTACTGTAATGATAAAGCAACCTTAGCCTATCTGAATAATTTAGGATGTATTGATATGAATCCGTGGAACAGTTCACTTCCTGATCTTGAACATCCTGATTACCTTGTTTTGGATCTTGATCCGTCAAAAAAGAATACATTTGATGATGTGATTGAAACAGCGCTTCAGGTGAATGAAGTTTTAAAATCGATTAAAATAAAAGGCTATTGCAAAACCTCAGGCAGCACCGGCATTCACGTTTATATTCCGATGGGTGGTAAATATGATTTTGACCAGGTAAAAGACTTCGCCCATATTCTGATGAAACAGGTAAATGAAAAACTTCCTGAACTCACCACTTTAGAGAGAAGCCTTCAGAAAAGAGATAACAAAAAAATTTATCTTGATTACCTGCAGAACAGAACCGGGCAAACCCTGGCAAGTGCATACAGCTTAAGACCTAAACAGGGAGCTTCAGTTTCTATGCCTCTGGATTGGGATGAATTAAAACCAGGAGTGAAGCCTACGGATTTTAATATTGATAACGCTCTTGAAAGGATTAAAGAAAAGGGTGATTTGTTCAAGCCGGTTTTAGGTAAGGGAATTGATATGATGAAGGCTTTGGAGGCGCTGCAGAATATAGATTAA
- a CDS encoding mechanosensitive ion channel family protein, translating into MDDLELNNIQQHWDTLISSAISWAPRIFTAIISALLIYLIGSWMIRMIKKLVEKAFKKRNMEASLQHFLLNIINWGLNILLFIVVVTQLGVQTSAFVAMIGAAGLAVGLALQGSLTNFAGGILILLLKPFKIGDFISTNSGVSGTVDAIDIFHTKLITPQNQLIVIPNGVVSNNSITNFTQLGTRRTSLDIGVAYDADLRHTKDLLMNVIKNNQYALSTPAPQVVVTELGESAVNLSVRVSSSTENFWAMNEELIISCKEALDKAGIGIPFPQRDVHIYNQ; encoded by the coding sequence ATGGACGATTTAGAATTGAACAACATTCAGCAGCACTGGGATACATTAATCTCTTCAGCAATTTCATGGGCTCCGAGAATTTTTACTGCAATCATTTCTGCATTATTAATTTACCTGATTGGATCGTGGATGATAAGAATGATTAAAAAATTGGTTGAAAAAGCTTTCAAAAAACGGAATATGGAAGCTTCTCTGCAGCATTTTCTTTTAAACATTATCAACTGGGGACTGAATATTCTTTTGTTCATCGTAGTTGTAACTCAGCTGGGCGTGCAAACTTCTGCATTTGTAGCCATGATTGGTGCCGCAGGTTTGGCAGTAGGTTTAGCTTTACAGGGATCCTTAACGAATTTTGCCGGTGGAATTTTGATTTTATTATTAAAACCTTTTAAGATTGGTGACTTTATTTCTACCAATTCAGGAGTTTCAGGAACTGTAGATGCTATAGATATCTTTCATACAAAACTCATTACACCACAAAACCAACTGATTGTTATTCCTAACGGCGTTGTTTCCAACAATAGTATTACCAATTTTACTCAATTGGGGACAAGAAGAACATCATTGGATATCGGAGTTGCTTATGATGCAGATTTAAGACATACAAAAGATCTTTTAATGAATGTCATTAAAAATAATCAATATGCTCTTTCAACACCTGCTCCACAGGTAGTGGTAACAGAACTTGGTGAGAGTGCTGTCAATTTATCTGTAAGGGTAAGCTCCTCCACTGAAAACTTCTGGGCTATGAATGAGGAACTGATCATTAGTTGTAAAGAAGCTCTCGACAAAGCAGGAATCGGAATTCCTTTTCCGCAAAGAGATGTACATATTTACAATCAATAA
- a CDS encoding SDR family NAD(P)-dependent oxidoreductase codes for MNQNTNKTVLILGANSDVAKQCIKQYLEKGFSVIAASRNTASLENFIGSNNLDQSKISVLYFDAADFDSHQKFYSELSVKPHIVVYAAGFLVDNQKALTDFKGAKQMMEVNYMGGVSVLSIIAMDEGNKNLERIVGLSSLSGVRGRKSNFVYGSTKAAFTQFLAGLRQELASRKIIVNALVIGYIRTKINEGLDLNGSLIMEPEYVAKFIVNAGNSFTIVPNFKWKIIYHILRLLPENLVAKLP; via the coding sequence ATGAATCAAAATACAAACAAAACGGTCCTGATTTTGGGAGCTAATTCAGATGTTGCCAAACAATGTATAAAGCAATATCTTGAAAAAGGATTTTCAGTAATTGCTGCCTCCAGAAATACAGCTTCACTGGAAAATTTTATCGGCTCAAATAATCTGGATCAATCAAAAATTTCTGTTTTGTATTTTGATGCTGCGGATTTTGATTCCCATCAAAAATTCTATTCTGAACTTTCTGTAAAACCGCATATTGTAGTGTATGCCGCAGGCTTTTTAGTAGACAATCAAAAAGCACTAACTGACTTCAAGGGAGCTAAACAAATGATGGAGGTCAATTACATGGGAGGTGTATCTGTTCTGAGTATTATTGCAATGGATGAAGGCAATAAGAATCTGGAAAGGATTGTCGGGCTTTCTTCATTGTCCGGAGTAAGAGGAAGGAAAAGCAATTTTGTCTATGGAAGTACAAAGGCCGCATTTACACAGTTTCTGGCTGGATTGAGACAGGAGCTGGCTTCCCGTAAAATCATTGTGAATGCTTTGGTCATCGGCTATATCAGAACAAAAATAAACGAAGGGCTGGATTTGAATGGATCTCTGATCATGGAACCAGAGTATGTAGCGAAATTCATTGTCAATGCAGGAAATTCTTTTACTATTGTTCCAAACTTTAAGTGGAAAATTATTTACCATATCCTGAGGCTTTTACCGGAAAATCTGGTGGCAAAATTACCTTAG
- a CDS encoding DUF1573 domain-containing protein — protein sequence MKKTLSIIALSIIGFGLVSCKKENKETQGTETAATDSATVAAPLTTDSAAAPATGEAAAPVSNQPSTSVALSENSFDFGKIKKGDKVEHVYEITNTGKNPLIISEVKPGCGCTAPDFTKEPIMPGKKGKVTLHFDSSSFDGNVQKYADVFANVEKAPIRLTFTANIQP from the coding sequence ATGAAAAAGACGTTATCAATTATCGCCTTGTCAATTATAGGCTTTGGGTTAGTTTCATGTAAAAAAGAAAATAAAGAAACTCAAGGTACTGAAACTGCAGCTACTGACTCTGCAACCGTTGCTGCTCCTCTAACTACTGATTCTGCAGCAGCACCTGCAACTGGTGAAGCAGCAGCTCCGGTTTCTAATCAACCTTCTACTTCTGTTGCTTTATCTGAAAACAGTTTCGATTTCGGAAAAATCAAAAAAGGAGATAAAGTAGAGCACGTATACGAAATTACCAACACGGGGAAAAACCCATTAATCATTTCTGAAGTGAAGCCAGGATGCGGATGTACAGCTCCGGACTTTACGAAAGAACCAATTATGCCTGGTAAGAAAGGAAAAGTTACGTTGCACTTTGATTCTTCAAGCTTCGACGGAAACGTTCAGAAGTATGCAGATGTTTTTGCAAACGTAGAAAAAGCTCCGATCAGATTAACGTTCACTGCGAACATTCAACCATAA
- a CDS encoding transcription antitermination protein NusB: MLGRRQIREKVVQTVYSYYQNPVKFDVLEKNMFAGIEKIYYLYIYQLNFLVALKELAEHQIEIGKNKFLKTDADINPNQKFINNQVLLKLEENPERLFFTGQHKQLKWDMHDDLLVKTFQRITAGKRYQDFMKEEGYSFEEDQKFIGKLFLRYIAENEDFHDYLGDKELSWYDDIHIANSMVQKTIGFLREDEESRTLIKMIKDEDDKTFAAKLLKDTLNNWENNEKKLEERLENWDLERVSLMDKVILSTAIAELDNFAFTPSRVIINEYIEIAKVFATDRSNIFINGILDKYCKDQNRI, translated from the coding sequence ATGTTAGGAAGACGACAAATCCGTGAAAAAGTAGTACAGACAGTGTATTCATACTACCAGAATCCTGTAAAATTTGATGTTTTAGAGAAAAACATGTTTGCCGGGATAGAGAAAATCTATTATCTGTACATCTACCAGCTTAATTTTTTGGTAGCTCTTAAAGAATTGGCAGAACACCAGATCGAAATTGGTAAGAATAAGTTTCTTAAAACTGATGCTGATATCAATCCTAACCAAAAATTCATCAACAACCAGGTATTGCTTAAACTGGAAGAAAATCCTGAAAGATTATTTTTTACCGGCCAGCACAAGCAACTGAAATGGGATATGCATGATGATTTATTGGTGAAAACTTTCCAAAGAATTACTGCAGGGAAACGTTATCAGGATTTCATGAAAGAAGAAGGTTACTCTTTTGAAGAAGATCAGAAATTTATCGGTAAATTATTTTTAAGATATATTGCTGAGAATGAAGATTTTCATGATTATTTAGGAGATAAGGAACTTTCATGGTATGATGATATCCACATTGCCAATTCAATGGTACAGAAAACAATTGGTTTCCTGAGAGAGGATGAAGAAAGCAGAACTTTGATCAAGATGATTAAAGATGAAGATGATAAAACTTTCGCTGCAAAACTGTTGAAAGACACATTGAACAACTGGGAGAACAATGAAAAGAAACTGGAAGAAAGACTCGAAAACTGGGATCTGGAAAGAGTTTCTCTAATGGATAAAGTAATTTTGTCTACAGCAATTGCTGAACTTGATAACTTTGCTTTCACGCCTTCAAGAGTCATCATTAATGAATATATTGAGATTGCAAAAGTATTTGCTACAGACCGTTCCAATATTTTCATCAATGGTATTTTAGATAAATATTGTAAAGATCAAAATAGAATATAA
- a CDS encoding ABC transporter ATP-binding protein, translating to MKALKTLNPYFWKHRILLFWGVLFIIASNFFNIYKVQFVGKSVDELTKSGNLGFNQQVLIYVGIIIGCSLLTGFFTFMMRQTIIVASRRIEYELKNKIYRHYQDLSLTDYKQTTIGDLMNRLSEDVVAVRMYLGPGVMYVANLIVLVLITAIYMVKTDASMTMWTLLPLPILSYAIYKVSSIINKKSKIMQKSQSAISTFVQDSFSGIRVVKFFAREKYIEKNYGVKVTDYQNKALDLAKTEAYFFTIILFVIGLLNVAIILIGGTKYIAGELSIGKIADFFMYINTLIFPFSMVGWVTSVNQRAEASMQRINEFMDKKSEIINTNFENYPIKGDIEFRNVSYVYPNTGIKALDNLSFKVKAGESLAIMGKTGSGKSTIALLLCRLIDPTEGEILIDGKNLKDHNLDNYRNFIGYIPQESYLFSDTIENNIGFAIDHPSHEKVVEYAKIADVHKNIVEFKDQYKTLVGERGVMLSGGQKQRICIARALIKDPNIIIFDDSLSALDTETEHNILENIDKKISNATSIIITHRESSAQKAHQIINLTEIANSVTA from the coding sequence ATGAAAGCGCTAAAAACCTTAAATCCTTATTTTTGGAAACACAGAATATTATTGTTTTGGGGAGTACTATTTATTATTGCCAGTAATTTCTTTAACATATATAAGGTTCAGTTTGTAGGGAAATCTGTAGATGAACTTACTAAAAGTGGGAATCTTGGCTTTAACCAACAGGTTTTAATTTATGTTGGAATTATCATAGGATGCTCTCTTCTAACCGGATTCTTTACCTTCATGATGAGACAGACCATTATTGTTGCTTCCAGAAGGATAGAATATGAGCTTAAAAATAAAATCTACAGACATTATCAGGATTTATCTTTAACGGATTATAAGCAGACTACTATTGGAGACCTGATGAACAGGCTGAGTGAAGATGTAGTGGCTGTAAGAATGTATCTCGGGCCCGGAGTAATGTATGTGGCCAACCTGATTGTTCTTGTGCTGATCACTGCTATTTATATGGTAAAAACGGATGCTTCCATGACGATGTGGACTTTACTTCCGCTTCCTATTTTATCATATGCAATTTATAAAGTAAGTTCGATTATTAACAAAAAATCGAAGATCATGCAGAAAAGCCAGTCTGCAATTTCCACTTTTGTTCAGGATAGTTTTTCCGGAATCCGTGTCGTAAAATTTTTCGCGAGAGAAAAATATATTGAAAAAAACTACGGAGTTAAAGTTACTGATTACCAGAATAAGGCTTTAGATCTTGCGAAGACAGAAGCTTATTTCTTCACCATTATTCTTTTTGTTATTGGATTATTGAACGTTGCCATCATATTGATAGGCGGTACAAAGTATATTGCCGGAGAGTTAAGCATTGGTAAAATTGCTGATTTCTTCATGTATATCAACACCCTGATTTTCCCCTTCTCTATGGTTGGATGGGTAACTTCCGTGAACCAGAGGGCTGAAGCATCTATGCAAAGAATCAATGAATTTATGGATAAGAAATCCGAGATCATTAACACTAATTTTGAAAACTACCCTATTAAAGGAGATATAGAATTCAGAAATGTTTCTTACGTATATCCTAATACGGGAATCAAGGCACTGGATAATTTAAGCTTCAAAGTAAAAGCTGGCGAATCTCTGGCTATTATGGGTAAAACCGGAAGCGGAAAATCAACAATTGCCCTTCTTTTATGCCGACTGATAGATCCAACTGAGGGTGAAATTTTGATTGATGGTAAAAATCTTAAAGACCATAATCTGGATAACTATAGAAACTTTATTGGATACATTCCTCAGGAAAGCTATTTATTCTCAGATACTATCGAAAATAATATTGGATTTGCCATCGACCATCCTTCTCACGAAAAAGTAGTAGAGTATGCCAAAATTGCAGATGTTCACAAAAATATTGTTGAGTTCAAAGACCAATATAAAACACTTGTAGGTGAACGTGGCGTCATGCTTTCAGGGGGCCAAAAGCAGAGAATTTGTATCGCCAGAGCCTTAATTAAAGACCCTAATATCATTATTTTTGATGACTCTCTATCCGCTTTAGATACCGAAACCGAACACAATATTCTGGAAAATATTGATAAAAAAATCAGTAATGCCACTTCCATAATTATCACACACAGAGAGTCTAGCGCTCAAAAAGCCCACCAGATTATCAACCTGACTGAAATTGCCAATTCTGTAACCGCATAG
- a CDS encoding DUF3276 family protein, whose protein sequence is MSEYKERHENEIFTKVLKAGRRTYFFDVRETKAGDYYLTITESKKNFGENGEATFEKHKIYLYKEDFKSFQEMFNESTDFIINEKGEDVISEKHDKDFKSRSYTIDSDDEV, encoded by the coding sequence ATGAGTGAATACAAGGAACGCCATGAAAATGAGATTTTCACGAAGGTGTTAAAAGCAGGAAGAAGAACTTATTTCTTTGATGTGCGCGAGACGAAAGCGGGAGATTATTATCTTACAATCACTGAGAGTAAGAAGAATTTCGGAGAGAATGGGGAAGCTACATTCGAGAAGCATAAAATTTACCTTTATAAAGAAGATTTTAAAAGTTTCCAGGAGATGTTTAATGAGTCCACAGATTTCATCATTAATGAAAAGGGTGAGGATGTAATTTCAGAAAAACATGACAAGGATTTCAAAAGCAGATCTTATACAATAGATTCTGACGACGAAGTTTAA
- the bshB1 gene encoding bacillithiol biosynthesis deacetylase BshB1 has product MKTDILAFGAHPDDVELGCGGTIAKMVSEGKKCVVVDLTRGELGTRGTDETRKTEAADAAKILGLSARENLGMKDGFLVNSEEYQMRIVKMIRKYRPEIVLANAIDDRHPDHAKGAKLVSDACFLSGLRKIETVLEGESQEVWRPKHVFHYIQWKNIQPEFVIDISEFLDKKIDACMAYKTQFYDPTSKEPETPITTKDFYESLTYRAQDLGRLSGVTYAEGFTSEKLISLKNFDGIVW; this is encoded by the coding sequence ATGAAAACTGATATACTTGCTTTTGGTGCGCATCCTGACGATGTGGAACTGGGATGCGGAGGAACTATTGCTAAAATGGTTTCTGAAGGGAAAAAATGTGTGGTTGTAGATCTTACAAGAGGTGAGCTCGGAACAAGAGGAACAGATGAAACCAGAAAAACGGAAGCGGCCGATGCTGCCAAAATCTTGGGTCTTTCCGCAAGAGAGAACCTGGGGATGAAAGATGGATTTTTGGTAAATTCAGAAGAATATCAGATGAGGATCGTAAAAATGATTCGCAAATACAGGCCTGAAATCGTCTTAGCGAATGCGATTGATGATAGACATCCGGATCATGCAAAAGGAGCGAAATTAGTGTCAGATGCGTGCTTTTTGTCCGGACTGAGAAAAATTGAAACGGTATTGGAAGGGGAGAGCCAGGAAGTATGGAGACCGAAGCATGTTTTTCATTACATCCAATGGAAAAATATTCAACCGGAATTTGTGATTGACATATCTGAGTTTCTTGATAAAAAAATTGATGCATGTATGGCCTATAAAACCCAGTTTTATGATCCAACTTCTAAAGAACCTGAAACTCCAATTACCACAAAAGACTTTTATGAGAGCTTGACTTACCGTGCACAGGATTTAGGCCGGTTATCGGGAGTTACTTATGCTGAGGGGTTTACGTCTGAGAAGTTAATTTCTTTGAAAAATTTTGACGGAATTGTTTGGTAG